In Zunongwangia sp. HGR-M22, the sequence TGGGGTTTTAAAAGCTACTCCCGGAAAATCAAGTAATCTACTGGTGATTGATCAGGATCAAAATGTCTATTCCTTTTTGCTAAAATATCAGTCGCAACTCTCGACCCTGAACTACTTTTTTACACCCGAAGATGCTATTTTTAAGCTAAAGGATACATTGATTCCAAAAAGTTCATCAAGCAATTTGCAAATAGCATCTTCTGATTCTTTGAGCGCATTTAAGAATTTTGCCTGCTATCTCCTGGATCGTGATCTAAAAGTGATGAAAAGAATGCATAAAGATGGGATTCAAATGAAATTGTTTGCCGTTCAATATTTTAATGAGAAAGCTTTTATGAAAATAAATTTGAGCAATAGATCTAAGGTTAGTTTTAGACCTGGAGAAATTACAATTTCAATCGAAACCAGAAAAC encodes:
- a CDS encoding DUF4138 domain-containing protein, which encodes MTAPYLGTAQMKSIDTLYANEQMQVALFFPKPIQQAITGASQMNFTYNKDYPQRFGVLKATPGKSSNLLVIDQDQNVYSFLLKYQSQLSTLNYFFTPEDAIFKLKDTLIPKSSSSNLQIASSDSLSAFKNFACYLLDRDLKVMKRMHKDGIQMKLFAVQYFNEKAFMKINLSNRSKVSFRPGEITISIETRKQAKRKSMQRQLLPINYKLQVPEIMYKGDEFNFILMVPKFTIPKNWQLSIEIKENGGRRNIQLVKKKVL